The following proteins are encoded in a genomic region of Microcoleus sp. FACHB-68:
- a CDS encoding hybrid sensor histidine kinase/response regulator — protein sequence MNSEDFHQLIGAFFGETQEFLQLLETNLLAMESSSASDVRLQLVKEMFRAAHSIKGSALMFGFEELAKAAHVLEDCFAIVRDGTNISNLNQATITALLEGVDHLKKITSKSSSGDGNIEEDFKAIAQIKEQLETEFGKKTTPAVSAAKNPAGAGLLKAIFENEVPPIINRLESEISQAQTETLDKTLVVINEIYYQLSGLSGMLQLPEFGEITDRLRPLIDAPNLSLEQLKSSGWAVAQNLQTAREQICAGQAINVPAAVAEVQVEADLVSTQIPEAEVLKTEEKIIPAEETVVIPQPQPPAPNPISSTTVQRPTIRIDLERLTELVNLVGELVINRTNLELQESQLRSEVKRIRRKILDLNHYGGQLREEYDRMSIGDGEWRVKNEEIGLKKSALSILNSVFDSLEMDEYTEFHSTAQEVIETTQAISQSASKIDELASKFERSTDHLRRITDQLRSRVMQLRVVAFSRAVDHVPRALRDLCQAYNKEVNLLLLGRDTKIDESLLDALRDPLVHLVRNAFDHGIEPPEVRKSVGKPASGQIEIEARHQGGQTIITVTDDGKGIDPEAIRRQIVAKEFMTVEQAQELSTAELYEFLFWPGFSTVDKVQDLSGRGVGLDVVRTNLRQVRGTVKVDSRPGKGTSFILKLPLMLSITEALLVKTDRNTVAVPLDAVEEILHLQAHQVHRAGTQPMVRWRDEFVRLVRLQELIHYSILHPDGPSPDPIAQDYIPVLVLASSEGILATAVERIVGQQEIVVKPLPAPLSKPHGVVGCTILGDGRVVTILDVDDLVSQFQTRNATAVAVPDKRPTAGHARQAATVPVLPPSKSQPQILVVDDSYAIRQLLGLALTRARYRVVQAKDGQDALEKLQTNVDFSLVIADIEMPRMDGFELLREIKSDPKFAAIPVAMLTSRSGAKHRQTALELGASHYFTKPYSEPHLLEVIAQLIAGYVKS from the coding sequence ATGAACTCTGAAGATTTTCATCAGCTAATTGGTGCATTTTTTGGCGAAACTCAGGAATTTCTCCAATTGCTAGAGACAAATTTATTAGCGATGGAAAGCAGCAGCGCCAGTGACGTTCGCTTGCAATTGGTCAAGGAAATGTTTCGCGCCGCTCATTCCATTAAGGGATCGGCTTTAATGTTTGGCTTTGAAGAACTTGCCAAAGCGGCTCATGTACTGGAAGATTGCTTCGCCATTGTGCGTGATGGAACAAATATATCGAACCTCAACCAAGCAACGATTACAGCTTTACTGGAAGGAGTGGATCACCTTAAAAAAATCACCAGTAAATCTTCGTCAGGAGACGGCAATATAGAAGAAGATTTTAAAGCAATTGCTCAGATTAAAGAACAGTTAGAAACTGAATTTGGCAAAAAAACTACCCCTGCTGTATCGGCTGCTAAAAATCCTGCCGGTGCCGGCCTGCTTAAAGCCATCTTTGAAAATGAAGTTCCGCCGATTATCAATCGCTTAGAATCAGAAATTTCCCAAGCGCAAACAGAGACTTTAGACAAAACTTTAGTTGTTATTAATGAAATTTATTATCAGCTTTCCGGGCTATCGGGAATGCTGCAATTGCCCGAATTTGGAGAAATTACTGACCGCTTGCGCCCTTTAATTGATGCTCCTAATCTCAGTTTAGAACAGTTGAAGTCTTCAGGATGGGCGGTTGCACAAAATTTGCAAACGGCCCGTGAGCAAATATGTGCTGGGCAGGCGATTAATGTGCCGGCAGCCGTTGCAGAAGTACAGGTGGAGGCAGATTTAGTTTCCACCCAGATCCCAGAAGCTGAGGTGCTAAAAACTGAAGAAAAAATCATTCCAGCAGAAGAAACCGTTGTCATTCCGCAACCCCAACCCCCAGCACCGAATCCTATCTCGTCAACCACAGTACAGCGACCAACGATTCGGATTGATTTGGAACGCCTGACTGAGCTGGTAAATTTGGTCGGCGAATTGGTGATTAATCGAACAAATTTAGAACTTCAAGAATCACAATTACGCTCAGAAGTCAAGCGAATTCGCCGGAAGATTTTAGATTTAAATCACTACGGCGGTCAACTGCGGGAAGAGTATGATCGGATGAGTATAGGAGATGGAGAGTGGAGAGTTAAAAATGAAGAAATAGGTTTAAAAAAATCTGCCTTATCAATTCTTAATTCGGTATTCGATAGTTTGGAGATGGATGAATATACAGAATTCCACTCCACAGCTCAAGAAGTGATAGAAACCACTCAAGCAATCTCCCAATCAGCGAGTAAAATTGATGAGTTAGCCAGCAAATTTGAGCGCAGTACCGATCATTTACGTCGCATTACAGACCAACTGCGGTCACGAGTGATGCAACTGCGGGTGGTGGCGTTTAGTCGGGCGGTGGATCATGTGCCTAGAGCATTGCGAGATTTGTGCCAAGCCTACAATAAAGAAGTGAATTTGCTGCTGTTGGGACGCGATACAAAAATTGATGAAAGCTTGCTTGATGCTTTGCGTGATCCTTTAGTGCATTTGGTTCGTAACGCCTTTGATCACGGAATTGAACCGCCGGAGGTTCGCAAGTCCGTCGGGAAACCGGCAAGTGGCCAAATTGAAATTGAAGCGCGTCATCAAGGCGGTCAAACCATTATTACGGTCACGGATGATGGTAAAGGCATTGATCCAGAAGCCATTCGCCGGCAAATTGTGGCAAAAGAGTTTATGACGGTGGAACAAGCGCAAGAGCTTTCCACGGCTGAACTCTATGAATTTCTCTTTTGGCCTGGGTTTAGCACAGTGGATAAAGTGCAGGATCTTTCCGGTCGAGGTGTGGGTTTGGATGTGGTTCGCACCAATCTGCGGCAGGTGCGGGGAACGGTGAAAGTAGACTCACGTCCGGGGAAAGGCACCAGTTTTATTTTGAAGCTACCGCTAATGCTTTCCATCACGGAGGCGTTGCTGGTGAAAACGGATCGCAATACCGTTGCGGTGCCTTTGGATGCGGTGGAAGAGATTTTGCACCTTCAAGCTCATCAAGTCCACAGGGCCGGCACCCAACCGATGGTGCGCTGGCGGGATGAATTTGTTCGCTTGGTGCGTTTACAGGAGTTGATTCACTACAGCATTCTTCATCCTGATGGCCCTTCTCCCGATCCCATCGCTCAAGATTACATCCCTGTATTGGTTTTAGCGTCTAGTGAAGGGATTTTGGCAACGGCTGTTGAGCGCATTGTGGGTCAGCAGGAAATTGTCGTAAAACCCTTGCCGGCCCCCTTGTCTAAGCCTCATGGGGTGGTTGGCTGTACGATTTTGGGGGATGGTCGGGTGGTCACGATTCTGGATGTGGATGATTTAGTCAGTCAATTTCAGACGAGAAATGCCACAGCCGTTGCGGTTCCCGATAAGCGACCAACAGCCGGCCATGCTAGACAGGCGGCGACGGTGCCGGTGTTGCCTCCTTCTAAGTCACAGCCGCAAATTTTAGTGGTGGATGATTCTTACGCGATCCGCCAACTCCTAGGACTTGCGTTAACACGCGCACGCTATCGGGTGGTTCAGGCGAAAGATGGTCAAGATGCTTTAGAAAAATTGCAGACAAATGTGGATTTCTCTTTAGTGATTGCTGATATTGAAATGCCACGAATGGATGGATTTGAATTGTTACGTGAGATTAAGTCTGATCCCAAGTTTGCTGCTATCCCTGTGGCGATGCTCACTTCCCGCAGTGGGGCGAAACATCGGCAAACGGCTTTGGAATTAGGGGCTTCTCATTATTTTACGAAGCCTTATAGTGAGCCACATTTATTAGAAGTGATTGCTCAATTGATTGCCGGTTATGTTAAGTCCTGA
- a CDS encoding PAS domain S-box protein, which yields MEQIYPQIQEAQTPNLIPSLQTFSRKASVAVIVIGSIVIVGWMLNIPTLKTVLPGLVTMKANAAACFILSGTALWLWHRHPTDQSKRLWAQILAGTVLAVGLLTLLQYGLGRNFGIDELLFKASTDTFGTSAPGRMAPNTAFNFVILGGALLLLLGPYAYYQSMQILSLIGLLVALLGLLGYVYQVKTLYGIGSYTQMALHAALGFILLSLGILFARPDRGLMVIGTANNAGGLMVRQLSPAVIAVPPILGWLILNGYRAKSYDTEVAISLLASLNIVVFAGLIWWNAKSLGLLDNQRQQAEADLRKLNEELEARISERSNELSRSTEERDRFFTLSLDLLCIAGFDGAFKRLNPSWTRTLGYTTEELIGRPFVEFVHPDDQAATLAESEKLSTGTDTLSFQNRYRCKDGSYRWLSWNAFASVEHQLIYAIARDITDSKQAEDALRQKEERYRSLVAATSQIVWSTNAEGEFITEQTEWTAFTGQTYSEHKGWGWLGAIHPEDRAHTSQGWSVALTKRSVYEVEHRLRRHDGIYRYMSVRAVPILEHDGRVREWVGVHDDITERKQAETELQQAAAELARSEADLRQQTQILQSVLNSMGDAVMVADQNGKFLLFNPAAEKIMGVSLGEKTITPNKWSEQYGLYLPDGVTRYPDADLPLARAIRGEVVDNCELLIRHAGAPEGIWARVNGSPLKDETGVAKGGVVVFYDITSAKEAQERLQQLAGEQERLLQELKNRQNALDEAAIVSETDAKGTITFANDKFCEISGYSQEELIGQNHRILNAGYHSSAFFKEMWTTISRGRVWKAEIKNKRKDGSLYWVDTTIAPIFDPFGKIVRYISIRFDITERQFAEEQLEKLAAERKAEADSLTQQALKLLNEVKGAAKGDLTVRAEVNNDSLGAIADSFNFLISSLRKVVIGIQDVANQVRSATSESITNTDELATQARMQAQQIEGALKQIERMVNSIKDVCDVSNRTEQVAQQASETAGAGGVAVDRAVEGINTLRQTIAQTSKMMKRLGESSQQIGKIVTSISQIAAQTNLLALNATIEAARAGEQGQGFAVVAEEVRKLAERSGSATEEISEIVEQIRSEIGRVMQAMEAGTQEVVAGTQLATEAKTYLIAIIEVSRQINALVQNITRAATKQVTFAEEIASSMQQVNTISSTTAEKSLEVRTSLDGLAVTVTKLQSSVANFRS from the coding sequence ATGGAACAGATATATCCGCAAATTCAGGAAGCGCAGACCCCAAACCTTATTCCTTCACTCCAAACCTTTTCTCGAAAAGCCAGTGTAGCCGTTATTGTCATTGGCAGTATCGTCATTGTGGGTTGGATGTTAAACATCCCCACCCTCAAAACCGTATTGCCTGGGTTAGTCACGATGAAAGCCAACGCAGCAGCGTGCTTCATCCTGAGTGGCACAGCGTTGTGGCTATGGCACCGGCATCCCACCGACCAGTCTAAGCGCCTGTGGGCGCAAATCTTAGCCGGCACTGTTCTCGCCGTCGGTTTGCTGACCTTGCTCCAGTATGGCTTGGGGCGAAACTTCGGCATCGACGAACTTCTCTTTAAAGCTTCAACAGACACCTTTGGCACCTCTGCCCCAGGCCGAATGGCACCCAATACAGCCTTCAATTTTGTCATCTTGGGAGGGGCACTGCTGCTGTTGCTTGGACCCTATGCCTACTACCAGTCCATGCAAATTCTCAGCCTGATCGGCTTGTTGGTGGCATTGCTGGGGTTACTGGGTTACGTTTATCAAGTCAAAACCCTGTATGGCATTGGTTCCTATACCCAAATGGCCTTGCACGCTGCTTTAGGCTTTATCCTGCTGAGCTTAGGCATTTTGTTTGCTCGTCCAGATCGGGGATTAATGGTGATTGGCACCGCGAATAATGCCGGCGGTTTGATGGTGCGGCAACTGTCACCGGCAGTGATTGCAGTTCCACCGATTTTGGGTTGGTTGATTTTAAACGGCTATCGTGCCAAGTCTTACGACACCGAAGTCGCTATTTCCTTGCTGGCGAGCCTGAATATCGTCGTTTTTGCCGGCCTGATTTGGTGGAATGCCAAATCCCTAGGATTGCTGGATAATCAACGTCAGCAAGCAGAAGCGGATCTTCGTAAACTCAATGAGGAACTCGAAGCGCGTATCAGCGAACGCAGCAATGAATTAAGCCGTTCTACCGAAGAACGCGATCGCTTCTTTACCCTTTCCCTAGATTTGCTGTGCATCGCCGGCTTTGATGGTGCCTTCAAGCGTCTCAACCCCAGTTGGACAAGGACTTTAGGCTATACCACAGAGGAACTGATAGGCCGGCCTTTTGTGGAGTTTGTCCATCCCGACGACCAAGCGGCAACCCTTGCTGAATCTGAAAAATTATCGACAGGGACTGACACCCTATCTTTTCAAAATCGCTATCGCTGCAAAGATGGCTCCTATCGATGGTTGTCTTGGAATGCGTTTGCTTCTGTCGAACATCAATTGATCTACGCCATCGCCCGCGATATTACCGACAGCAAACAGGCAGAAGACGCCCTGCGCCAAAAAGAAGAGCGCTATCGCTCTTTAGTCGCCGCGACTTCTCAAATCGTTTGGTCTACCAATGCCGAAGGTGAATTTATCACAGAACAGACTGAGTGGACTGCTTTCACCGGCCAAACTTATAGCGAACACAAAGGATGGGGGTGGCTGGGCGCTATTCACCCCGAAGACCGTGCCCACACCTCACAAGGGTGGTCTGTTGCCTTGACTAAACGCAGCGTTTATGAAGTAGAGCATCGGTTGCGCCGGCACGACGGTATATACAGATATATGAGCGTTCGGGCTGTGCCAATCCTAGAGCATGACGGCAGAGTTCGAGAGTGGGTTGGTGTCCACGATGACATCACCGAACGCAAACAAGCAGAAACCGAATTGCAGCAAGCAGCCGCTGAATTAGCGCGTTCCGAGGCGGATCTGCGCCAGCAAACCCAAATTTTGCAGTCTGTCCTCAACAGCATGGGGGATGCGGTAATGGTGGCCGATCAAAATGGCAAGTTTTTGCTATTCAACCCTGCAGCAGAAAAAATAATGGGGGTTAGCTTAGGTGAGAAGACGATAACCCCAAACAAATGGTCAGAGCAATACGGCTTGTATTTACCTGATGGAGTAACGCGCTACCCAGATGCCGATTTACCCCTAGCTAGAGCAATCCGGGGAGAAGTCGTTGACAATTGCGAATTATTAATCCGTCATGCCGGTGCACCAGAAGGCATTTGGGCGAGAGTTAATGGCAGCCCCCTAAAAGATGAAACGGGTGTGGCGAAAGGTGGCGTTGTTGTTTTCTATGATATAACGTCGGCCAAGGAAGCCCAAGAACGCCTGCAACAGTTGGCTGGCGAGCAGGAACGATTGTTGCAAGAGCTGAAAAACCGCCAAAATGCCCTGGATGAGGCAGCCATTGTCAGCGAAACCGATGCAAAAGGAACAATCACATTTGCCAATGACAAATTTTGTGAAATTTCAGGTTATTCACAGGAAGAACTGATCGGGCAAAACCATCGGATTCTCAATGCTGGCTATCACTCCAGCGCGTTTTTTAAAGAGATGTGGACAACGATCTCTCGTGGGAGAGTTTGGAAAGCAGAAATCAAAAATAAGCGCAAAGATGGCTCATTGTATTGGGTAGACACAACCATCGCGCCGATCTTTGATCCCTTCGGCAAGATCGTTAGATATATTAGCATTCGTTTCGATATTACCGAGCGTCAATTTGCTGAGGAACAACTGGAAAAACTCGCTGCCGAACGCAAAGCTGAAGCAGATTCGCTTACACAGCAAGCGCTGAAACTGTTAAATGAAGTGAAAGGGGCCGCTAAAGGAGATTTAACAGTCAGAGCTGAAGTGAATAATGATAGCTTGGGAGCGATTGCGGATTCTTTTAATTTTCTGATCAGTTCTTTGAGAAAAGTTGTTATCGGTATTCAGGATGTGGCAAATCAAGTTCGTTCTGCCACGAGTGAATCGATTACCAACACAGATGAATTAGCCACACAAGCTCGGATGCAAGCGCAGCAAATTGAGGGAGCACTCAAACAAATTGAGCGAATGGTTAATTCGATTAAAGATGTTTGTGATGTTTCCAACCGCACCGAACAAGTTGCCCAGCAGGCATCCGAAACAGCCGGTGCCGGCGGCGTTGCGGTTGATCGGGCAGTTGAAGGAATTAATACGCTCCGCCAAACGATTGCCCAAACCTCTAAAATGATGAAACGCTTGGGTGAGTCTTCACAACAAATTGGGAAAATTGTTACCTCTATTTCTCAAATTGCTGCACAAACAAACCTACTGGCTTTGAATGCAACGATTGAAGCGGCACGTGCCGGCGAACAGGGGCAAGGTTTCGCGGTTGTTGCGGAAGAAGTGCGAAAATTAGCGGAACGTTCTGGCAGTGCGACTGAGGAAATTTCCGAGATTGTCGAGCAAATTCGCAGCGAAATTGGACGGGTGATGCAGGCAATGGAAGCCGGCACTCAAGAAGTCGTTGCCGGCACGCAATTAGCAACAGAAGCCAAAACTTATTTAATTGCTATCATTGAAGTCAGCCGGCAAATTAATGCCCTTGTCCAAAACATTACCCGTGCTGCTACTAAGCAGGTAACTTTTGCCGAAGAAATTGCCAGCAGTATGCAACAAGTTAACACAATTTCCTCCACCACTGCGGAAAAATCTTTGGAAGTTCGCACTTCCCTTGATGGGTTAGCTGTTACAGTCACTAAACTCCAAAGTTCTGTGGCGAATTTTCGTAGTTAG
- a CDS encoding chemotaxis protein CheW, producing MNVSVSAGSNSNGSAGFHHTATTQQFLLFGQEGSLFAVELITVREVLCLNDQSISPIPNALPFVLGLTNLRGEILAVGDFGRLIGAEPVDTQHSNSRILVIEAPEPQDVSLRVMRMGLAVSQVDGVLSLNTEEIVSAVEVSEELAPLLKGLYDSEGRLVMILDVEAIAQSERW from the coding sequence ATGAATGTATCTGTTTCTGCCGGCTCTAATTCAAACGGATCGGCAGGTTTCCACCACACGGCTACCACGCAGCAATTCCTACTTTTTGGGCAAGAAGGAAGTCTGTTTGCTGTTGAGCTAATCACCGTTCGAGAAGTGCTTTGCCTGAATGATCAATCGATTTCACCCATTCCTAATGCCCTCCCTTTTGTCTTAGGATTAACCAACTTGCGCGGTGAAATCTTGGCAGTGGGAGACTTTGGTCGCTTGATAGGAGCTGAACCTGTTGATACCCAACATTCTAATAGCCGAATCTTAGTCATAGAAGCACCAGAGCCTCAAGATGTGAGCTTAAGAGTGATGCGGATGGGATTAGCCGTTTCTCAGGTAGATGGGGTTTTGTCGCTGAATACAGAGGAAATTGTTTCTGCCGTAGAAGTGAGCGAAGAACTTGCTCCTCTACTAAAAGGTCTTTATGACTCTGAGGGACGGTTAGTGATGATTTTGGATGTTGAAGCGATCGCACAATCTGAACGCTGGTAA
- a CDS encoding response regulator — MLKVLVVDDVPSELELICRILQEAGMSVIRAGDGAEAIASIRKTPPDLVILDVVMPRMNGFEVIRELRENQETKNLPVVFCTQKNTELDQTWGTDLGADAYLGKPFEPQQLLNIVRRLA; from the coding sequence ATGTTAAAAGTTTTAGTCGTAGACGATGTTCCAAGTGAATTGGAGCTAATTTGCCGGATTTTACAAGAGGCGGGAATGAGTGTTATTCGTGCCGGTGATGGAGCGGAAGCGATTGCTAGCATCCGAAAAACCCCGCCGGATCTGGTTATTTTAGACGTTGTGATGCCTCGGATGAATGGATTTGAAGTGATCCGAGAGCTGCGAGAGAATCAAGAAACTAAAAACTTGCCGGTGGTATTTTGCACGCAAAAAAACACTGAGCTTGACCAAACTTGGGGGACAGATTTGGGAGCAGATGCCTATCTTGGTAAACCCTTTGAACCGCAACAATTGCTTAATATTGTGCGACGCTTGGCGTGA
- a CDS encoding response regulator has protein sequence MPSTSSNSKPTIMAVDDSVVMHNLVKRALEEDYRVLVADNAVDALSLIYHEPISVLLLDVSMPGIDGLELCRTVRNLPQFQKLPIIMLTARDGMFDKVQGRLAGATEYLTKPFEAEQLCQVVKKFTEALVPPDVKPTF, from the coding sequence ATGCCGTCTACAAGTAGTAACTCGAAACCAACCATTATGGCTGTGGATGATAGTGTTGTGATGCACAACCTGGTCAAACGCGCGTTGGAAGAGGATTATCGGGTTTTAGTGGCAGATAATGCAGTGGATGCGCTGTCTTTGATTTACCACGAACCCATATCAGTTTTGTTGCTGGATGTTTCTATGCCGGGAATTGATGGTTTGGAACTTTGTCGCACGGTGCGGAATTTACCTCAATTTCAAAAGTTGCCAATCATTATGTTGACTGCACGAGATGGAATGTTTGACAAAGTACAAGGACGCCTTGCCGGCGCAACAGAGTATTTAACTAAGCCCTTTGAGGCAGAGCAGCTGTGTCAGGTGGTTAAAAAATTTACGGAAGCTTTGGTGCCGCCTGATGTGAAACCAACGTTCTAA
- the purQ gene encoding phosphoribosylformylglycinamidine synthase subunit PurQ, which produces MKFGVVVFPGSNCDRDVVWVTQGILGQPTRTIWHEETDLSDIDVVVIPGGFSYGDYLRCGAIARFSPVMREVVKHASEGKFVMGICNGFQVLTEAGLLPGALTRNQDLHFICDRVPVKVERTGTPWTSAYAVGEVIELPIAHGEGRYYADADTLAQLEDNGQILFRYCTAAGEVSKAGNSNGSLNNIAGICNQKGNVLGMMPHPERASDPMVGGTDGVGLFEGLLASAVRLRVASRP; this is translated from the coding sequence ATGAAATTTGGGGTTGTTGTTTTTCCGGGTTCAAATTGCGATCGCGATGTGGTTTGGGTGACTCAAGGGATTCTTGGCCAACCGACGCGCACGATCTGGCATGAAGAGACGGATCTTTCTGATATTGATGTGGTGGTGATTCCTGGCGGCTTCAGCTACGGGGATTATTTGCGGTGCGGGGCGATCGCTCGTTTTTCGCCGGTGATGCGGGAGGTAGTGAAGCACGCATCTGAAGGGAAGTTTGTCATGGGAATTTGCAATGGTTTCCAAGTGCTGACGGAGGCGGGACTTTTGCCAGGGGCGCTGACTCGGAATCAGGATTTGCATTTTATTTGTGATCGGGTGCCGGTTAAGGTTGAGCGCACCGGCACCCCTTGGACATCTGCTTATGCAGTGGGTGAGGTGATTGAGTTGCCTATCGCTCACGGTGAGGGCCGGTATTATGCTGATGCGGATACGCTGGCTCAGTTGGAGGATAATGGCCAAATCTTGTTCCGTTATTGCACGGCAGCCGGTGAGGTGAGCAAGGCCGGCAATAGCAATGGTTCTTTAAATAATATTGCGGGAATTTGCAATCAGAAGGGAAATGTGTTGGGAATGATGCCCCATCCAGAGCGGGCATCTGATCCAATGGTGGGAGGTACAGATGGGGTGGGGCTGTTTGAGGGTTTGTTAGCCTCGGCGGTGCGCTTGCGGGTGGCCTCTCGGCCCTAG
- the purS gene encoding phosphoribosylformylglycinamidine synthase subunit PurS: MTQTYHAQIYVTLRPSVLDPAGVAVQSGLKHLGYDNVGRVRIGKYVELTLSCAGEDEARQQLEQICDQLLANPVIENYRFELTEIAVPAETSV, from the coding sequence GTGACTCAAACCTATCACGCTCAAATCTATGTTACTCTTCGCCCTTCGGTCTTAGACCCGGCTGGTGTGGCTGTGCAGTCTGGCTTAAAGCATTTAGGATATGACAATGTGGGGCGAGTCCGCATTGGTAAGTATGTTGAGCTGACGCTCTCGTGTGCCGGCGAGGATGAGGCACGCCAGCAGTTGGAGCAAATTTGCGATCAGTTACTCGCCAATCCGGTGATTGAAAATTATCGGTTTGAGTTAACTGAGATCGCGGTGCCGGCGGAAACGAGTGTTTAA
- a CDS encoding Fur family transcriptional regulator encodes MKAPRTRSQERILNLLKNLQQAVSAQDIYVELRNRSQGVGLATVYRALESLKLEGVVQVRTLANGESLYGCVQQDQHHLTCLQCGTSIPIDECPVHQLETQLQQSHHFKVFYHTLEFFGLCDQCQPVQVTGTEF; translated from the coding sequence ATGAAAGCCCCTCGCACCCGCAGTCAGGAACGCATTCTGAACCTGCTCAAGAACTTACAACAAGCCGTTTCAGCTCAAGATATTTATGTAGAGCTACGCAACCGCAGCCAAGGCGTGGGGCTAGCCACCGTTTATCGTGCCTTAGAATCCTTAAAACTAGAAGGGGTTGTTCAGGTGCGAACCTTAGCCAACGGCGAATCCCTCTACGGCTGCGTGCAGCAAGATCAGCACCACCTCACCTGTTTGCAGTGCGGCACATCCATTCCGATTGACGAATGCCCCGTTCATCAGCTCGAAACCCAGCTCCAACAGTCCCACCACTTCAAAGTTTTTTACCATACCTTAGAATTTTTTGGGCTGTGCGACCAATGCCAGCCGGTTCAAGTCACCGGCACAGAATTTTAA
- a CDS encoding SPFH domain-containing protein produces the protein MEQLFLMVFLALGGSALAGSVKIINQGNAALVETLGKYNGKKLEPGLNFVTPFLDRVVYQQTIREKVLDIPPQQCITRDNVSITVDAVVYWRIMDLEKAYYKVENLQSAMVNLVLTQIRAEMGQLELDQTFTARSQINELLLRDLDIATDPWGVKVTRVELRDIIPSKTVQESMELQMSADRRKRAAILTSEGERESAVNSARGKAEALELDAQARKKAAVLDAEAQQQAIILKAQAERQQQVLKAQATSEALQIIAKTLKSDPSAREALQFLLAQNYLDMGVKIGSSDSSKVMFMDPRSIPATFEGIRSIVGEHVETRE, from the coding sequence ATGGAACAGCTATTTCTTATGGTATTTTTGGCTCTCGGTGGTTCTGCACTTGCCGGCTCGGTCAAAATTATCAATCAAGGTAACGCAGCCTTGGTAGAAACGTTGGGTAAATATAACGGTAAAAAACTCGAACCCGGTCTTAATTTTGTTACCCCATTTTTAGATCGCGTCGTTTACCAGCAAACAATTCGGGAAAAAGTCTTAGACATTCCACCGCAGCAGTGTATTACCCGTGACAACGTTTCCATCACGGTTGATGCAGTCGTTTACTGGCGGATCATGGATTTGGAGAAAGCCTATTACAAAGTAGAAAATCTTCAGTCAGCAATGGTGAATTTGGTATTGACTCAAATTCGCGCAGAAATGGGGCAACTCGAACTCGATCAAACGTTTACCGCCCGTTCGCAAATCAATGAATTGTTGCTGCGGGATTTAGACATTGCCACTGATCCTTGGGGAGTGAAGGTGACGCGGGTAGAACTGCGCGATATTATCCCTTCCAAAACCGTGCAGGAATCGATGGAATTGCAAATGTCAGCAGATCGGCGCAAACGGGCAGCAATTCTGACGTCTGAAGGGGAACGGGAATCTGCCGTGAACAGCGCTAGAGGCAAGGCTGAGGCGCTAGAACTCGACGCACAAGCCCGCAAAAAGGCGGCGGTTCTGGATGCAGAAGCTCAGCAGCAGGCCATCATACTTAAAGCCCAAGCAGAACGCCAACAGCAAGTGCTGAAGGCGCAAGCCACATCTGAGGCGCTGCAAATTATTGCTAAAACCCTCAAGTCTGATCCCAGCGCCCGTGAAGCGCTGCAATTCTTACTCGCTCAGAATTATCTAGATATGGGCGTGAAAATTGGCAGCAGCGACAGCAGCAAGGTGATGTTTATGGACCCGCGCAGTATCCCAGCAACGTTTGAGGGGATTCGCTCAATTGTTGGAGAGCACGTAGAAACTAGGGAATAG
- a CDS encoding NfeD family protein encodes MLLTSTILWLLAGAVLCLMELFFPTAFVEFTMGLSAFAVALVSLTGLNMSLQIGLWMVLSLVLVFLSRRLLPNRKVPTIEDAKEAETLTEILPGQAGRVIYEGNSWRARCEDYQMAIAPNQKVLVVRREGNTLIVVPEHLLHS; translated from the coding sequence ATGTTATTGACTTCAACAATACTTTGGTTACTGGCAGGGGCGGTTCTTTGCCTGATGGAGCTATTTTTCCCCACCGCCTTTGTGGAATTTACAATGGGACTGAGCGCCTTTGCCGTCGCGCTTGTCTCCCTGACTGGGTTGAATATGAGCTTGCAGATCGGGCTGTGGATGGTACTTTCGCTGGTTTTAGTGTTTCTGTCCAGACGGCTGCTGCCCAACCGCAAGGTGCCTACCATCGAGGATGCGAAGGAAGCGGAAACTCTGACAGAGATTTTACCCGGACAGGCCGGTCGAGTGATTTATGAAGGTAATTCTTGGCGTGCCCGGTGTGAAGATTACCAGATGGCCATTGCGCCGAACCAAAAAGTTCTGGTAGTCAGACGTGAAGGCAACACTCTGATTGTAGTCCCAGAACATCTCCTGCATTCCTAA